The genomic region CAGGGCGTCATTGGTCTCGAAAAAATGGTAGTGCGAACCCACCTGGATGGGCCGGTCACCGCTGTTGGCCACGTCGAGGGTGAGGGTGCGGCGGTCGACATTCAGTTCGATGTCGCCAGGCTGGATCTGATATTCGCCAGGAATCATGCAGGTTGCCCCAGGGTCTTGAAGTAGATGGCGGTCGGGCTGTAGCGCCCGTCCGGGCTTTGGCAGTAGTCGGGCAGCTCACCGACCTTGGTATAACGCAGCGACTGGTAGAACGCTTCGGCAGCGGAGCCGGCCTCGGTGTCCAGGTACAGCAGACCGCGCTTGTGCTGGCGTGCGGCGAGCTCCAGGGTGGTCATCAATTGCTGGCCCAGGCCGTGGCGGCGGGCGCTGCTGTGCACCAGCAGCTTTTGCACTTCGGCGCGGTTGAGGCCGTTGGCTTTCTGGCACAGCGCCAGTTGCACGCTGGCGATCACCTGCTCGTCACGCACCACCACCCACAGCAGCAGGCCGGCGTCTTCGATGCTGGCTTGTACGCCGCTCAAATAGGCGCGAGCCTGGGCTTCGTCGAAGTCGTCCATGAAACCCACCGAAGCGCCATGCTGCACTGCGTCCAGCAACAGCTCGATCAAACCCAGGCGGTAATGGGCGAAGCTTTCAGCATTGACTCGACGCAATTGTGCAGCGTTCATCGATCTCACTCCTTGGGCGGTTCGGCGCCCGGGTTCAAGGTCAGTTGCATAAAGGTCAGGTCCAGCCAGCGGCCGAACTTGATGCCCACTTGCGGCATATGCCCGGTGGTGATGAAGCCCAGGCGCTCATGCAGGTGGATGGACGCCTGGTTGCCGCTTTCGATGGCTGCGACCATTACGTGCTTGCCGCCGCTGCGCGCACGCTCGACCAGCGCTTGCATCAGGCGTGGGCCAAGGCCCTTGCCACGTTGATCGTTGCGCACGTACACCGAGTGTTCGACGCTGTAGCGAAAGCCTTCGAAAGGCCGCCAGTCGCCGAATGAGGCGTAGCCGATGACTTCATCGTGTTCCACCGCCACCAGGATCGGATACTGCTGGGCCTGGCGCGCACTGAACCAGGCTTGGCGATTGGCCAAGTCCACCGGTTGCTCGTTCCAGATCGCCGTGGTGTTGAGCACCGCGTCGTTGTAGATAGCGCAGATCGCCGGCAGGTCGTGTTCGGTTGCATCACGAATCATCGCAGTGCCTCACGCAATGGGTTGGTGGACGGTGACCAGCTTGGTGCCGTCGGGAAAGGTGGCCTCCACCTGGATATCCGGAATCATCTCCGGGATGCCTTCCATCACCTGTTCGCGGCTGAGCAGCGTAGTGCCGTAGTGCATCAGGTCGGCCACAGTGCGGCCATCGCGGGCGCCCTCCATCAGGGCGGCGCAGATGTAGGCGATGGTTTCCGGGTAGTTGAGCTTCACCCCGCGTGCCAGGCGGCGCTCGGCGACGAGGCCTGCGGTGAAGATCAGCAGTTTGTCTTTTTCCCGTGGGGTCAGGTCCATGGTTCAAGGTCCTTCAAAGAATGCATTCTTGAATTTGACAGAGATCAAGTGTGGGAGGGGGCTTGCTCCCGATGGCGGGGTGTCAGGCATACATCTGTGACTGGCCCACCGCCATCGGGAGCAAGCCCCCTCCCACATTTTGATCTTCATGTGCTCCAGATTCTTGGTGATATTGCTTCTCTGCCGAGTATGGCCGGGCGCAGCAATCGCCATAGATCTATCAACCATCCTCGCGCCAGCAGTGCTTCACTGGCCAGGCAGCGGGCGACCAGCAAGCCCGGCAATTGGGTCAAATCGCCGCGCACTGCGTGGGGCAGCGAGCGGCAACGCTCAAGCAATTGAGGCTCAACCTCACCCGTCACCAGCAACGTGGCAAACACCGGCTGCCCATCCAGCCCGATGGGCGAATCCAGCAGCCCATCGGCGCCTACGATGCGCTGGCGCTCATACCAGAGCAACTGCCCGTCGCGGCGGATATCCAGGTGTGATTGAAAGTGGCCGAGGTCGAACCGTTCGCCGCTGGCCGGGCGCCCCAGGGCGACCACATCCCAATAGAACAACCGCGCATCGCCCAAGAGCTCGATGCGCGTAGTGAGTTCGGCCTGGGCGGCGCTGAACACGATGGTTTCCTGGGGCAGCCATTCCAGCGTCGCGCCGGCCTCGACGGTCAACTCGACTTGCTGAAACGCCGGGCCGCTGGCGCGGTACCACTTGGCGGCGCCGGGGCTGGTCAGTTGCGCCCAGGCCCCAGTGCCGACATGGGCGCTGATGTCCAGGCGATCACCGCCGGCAATTCCGCCGGGCGGGTGCACGATGATGTGCTGGCACACCCCGGGGCCTTCGGCGTACAGGTGCTTTTGCACCCGCAGCGGGCCAAGGTGGCGGCGCAATACCGGGCGCGTGGTGTCGCCGAAACGTGCATAGCCGAGTTCCAGCTCGGCGTGCCAGCTGGGGGTGAACAGGGCAGGGGATATGGGCAGGTTCATGGCCGGTTGCTTATCGTCAGGAGGCTACAGATTAGATGGTT from Pseudomonas synxantha harbors:
- a CDS encoding GNAT family N-acetyltransferase, with the translated sequence MNAAQLRRVNAESFAHYRLGLIELLLDAVQHGASVGFMDDFDEAQARAYLSGVQASIEDAGLLLWVVVRDEQVIASVQLALCQKANGLNRAEVQKLLVHSSARRHGLGQQLMTTLELAARQHKRGLLYLDTEAGSAAEAFYQSLRYTKVGELPDYCQSPDGRYSPTAIYFKTLGQPA
- a CDS encoding GNAT family N-acetyltransferase, with the translated sequence MIRDATEHDLPAICAIYNDAVLNTTAIWNEQPVDLANRQAWFSARQAQQYPILVAVEHDEVIGYASFGDWRPFEGFRYSVEHSVYVRNDQRGKGLGPRLMQALVERARSGGKHVMVAAIESGNQASIHLHERLGFITTGHMPQVGIKFGRWLDLTFMQLTLNPGAEPPKE
- the ureA gene encoding urease subunit gamma — encoded protein: MDLTPREKDKLLIFTAGLVAERRLARGVKLNYPETIAYICAALMEGARDGRTVADLMHYGTTLLSREQVMEGIPEMIPDIQVEATFPDGTKLVTVHQPIA
- a CDS encoding urease accessory protein UreD; the encoded protein is MNLPISPALFTPSWHAELELGYARFGDTTRPVLRRHLGPLRVQKHLYAEGPGVCQHIIVHPPGGIAGGDRLDISAHVGTGAWAQLTSPGAAKWYRASGPAFQQVELTVEAGATLEWLPQETIVFSAAQAELTTRIELLGDARLFYWDVVALGRPASGERFDLGHFQSHLDIRRDGQLLWYERQRIVGADGLLDSPIGLDGQPVFATLLVTGEVEPQLLERCRSLPHAVRGDLTQLPGLLVARCLASEALLARGWLIDLWRLLRPAILGREAISPRIWST